A section of the Leptospira kobayashii genome encodes:
- a CDS encoding TenA family protein — MSEPFPIPPFAKACKEKAKDAFGASFIHPFVVALADGSLASETFRFYQIQDAKYLESFSDACAILSTKASDPKDKLWLIDAARMSLVVENELHLNYGKKLGYDAKTIADTEPTPNNLAYQNHMVSAALKGSSVEGLSAIAPCPWLYIELGQHLLQKMGTIPNDHPYGDWLRMYSDPGFNEYMKNLLALLQKWADQTDAGTREKAILAFEKSVHYEWMFWDQAWTKQTWHH; from the coding sequence ATGTCAGAACCTTTTCCTATTCCTCCTTTTGCAAAGGCATGCAAAGAAAAAGCGAAAGATGCATTCGGTGCCTCCTTCATTCATCCGTTCGTGGTTGCACTTGCGGACGGCAGTCTTGCTTCCGAAACCTTTCGGTTTTATCAGATTCAGGATGCAAAGTATCTGGAATCTTTTTCCGATGCTTGCGCCATTCTTTCCACAAAGGCAAGTGATCCGAAAGATAAACTTTGGCTGATTGACGCCGCGAGAATGTCACTTGTTGTAGAAAACGAATTGCATTTGAATTATGGAAAAAAATTGGGATATGATGCGAAGACAATCGCAGATACGGAACCAACCCCCAATAATTTGGCCTATCAAAATCATATGGTATCCGCGGCACTGAAAGGAAGTTCGGTTGAAGGTTTATCCGCCATTGCACCTTGTCCTTGGCTTTATATCGAGCTCGGACAGCACTTATTGCAAAAGATGGGAACGATCCCAAATGATCATCCTTATGGAGACTGGCTTCGTATGTATTCCGATCCCGGATTCAACGAATATATGAAAAATCTTTTGGCGTTATTGCAAAAATGGGCGGACCAAACGGACGCGGGAACCAGGGAAAAAGCCATACTTGCCTTTGAAAAAAGCGTTCATTACGAATGGATGTTCTGGGACCAAGCATGGACAAAACAAACTTGGCATCACTAG
- a CDS encoding arylesterase — translation MKLFLILLFSSVFLSCSDSSKETESETAKQESSPTEPRIIFFGDSLTAGYGLLDYEEAWPHLVVSRLKKEGFHYQITNAGVSGDTTSGGLGRIDWVLSQKPDIFVLELGANDMLRGISPKITRSNLKSMIQKVKSSYPDCKILLVGMRATPNLGKKYAAEFDSIYPDLAKEEDLSFIPFLLEKVATIRKLNQKDGIHPTSEGHKLVAETVYPYLKKLAEK, via the coding sequence ATGAAGCTATTTTTGATTCTGCTTTTTTCCTCCGTTTTTTTATCCTGCTCCGATTCTTCCAAAGAAACAGAGAGCGAAACCGCCAAACAGGAATCCAGTCCTACGGAACCTAGAATTATTTTTTTCGGGGATTCTCTTACGGCAGGTTACGGGCTGCTTGATTATGAAGAGGCATGGCCTCATTTGGTAGTCAGTCGTTTGAAAAAGGAAGGGTTTCATTACCAGATAACAAACGCAGGTGTCTCGGGTGATACTACGAGTGGAGGATTGGGCAGGATTGATTGGGTGTTGAGTCAGAAGCCGGATATTTTCGTATTGGAGCTTGGCGCCAATGACATGTTACGCGGTATTTCTCCCAAAATCACAAGGTCCAATTTAAAATCGATGATTCAAAAGGTGAAATCTTCTTATCCGGATTGTAAGATTTTGCTCGTTGGTATGCGTGCCACTCCGAATTTGGGAAAAAAATATGCAGCAGAATTCGATTCGATTTATCCCGATCTGGCAAAGGAAGAGGACTTGAGTTTTATCCCGTTTTTATTGGAGAAAGTTGCCACCATACGGAAGTTAAATCAAAAAGACGGAATTCATCCTACTTCGGAGGGGCATAAACTTGTAGCAGAAACGGTTTACCCTTATTTGAAAAAATTGGCGGAAAAGTAA
- a CDS encoding chitobiase/beta-hexosaminidase C-terminal domain-containing protein has translation MKLKRSPWEFISLSNFLKQFLGWDRYSIGGTAKNILGKNLKIQIETRANFDTSPVIESLEIVSSGSFHFDKSYSDRTTYKISLIASPSDPTQVCEVTGSEGMINGSNVTSVGVECGEAIYVQTPVFSPPPSEYYLAQSVQITSATDGAKIYYSLNGISPDCSGSNGTVYSGSVSLAAPTAPPTIESHDLRAIACKADKSSFTQRGDYTITNGLLGTPNFNIPPGTYTTAQSLTMTPPGSPIGIAIHYTTDNSAPTCTSTSGTSVAISASTTIRAISCLAGYTRSSETSGYYEITGTVAAPNFSMSGGTYYNDQTLTLSSPTSGASIRYNLTIGSTPSNPDCSSSTLYTTPLTINQDDTRIVAIACRSGWADSTFSSQTYRLTVADPILSPVSGDYSSNISVSASTTTSGANIHYRVGASASCSDSTTAPSLNITGSETINNVYSIACKSNYTSSAIISGIYTMTGTLPTPVFSLAAGAYGGSQSVTVSAGAGSPSGTSIHYTTDGSGPTCASATSPNPITVAASSTIIAIACKSSPAWISSSVVSASYTINGQLTAPSFSANPGLVSGIYENEQTITISSDPGTTIYYTVGNGSHTPPTCGTGSVGTSATISANTNNVIKAIACRASYTDSNVSTSVSYNLKANIPSPSVSSGVYQIAQNIGFSSTTSGATIHVTHGTSLPSDPSCASPTGNVSIPLNTPSYYIKAIACKSGFTDSDIYTSAAYTVTGTVPAPSLSGPAGVLNTLTLTENSPPSGQTLCYRIGADPECSATNGGSALNTGGFCASGTVAYTAPVPINVSSDFRARACSNNYIQSSVIQQTVTIGGTVGTVSFSPDPNTVANNDYTTTLSASGSSVIYYRTDGINPDCTGVGATAGNSISITQNSFSIKAIGCAALTNPSAVVTKTSNLQVATPTLTSPGADGTFDSDIVAVWGTVTTGATILYRIDASTPDCAAPAASGTYTFSSWINLPVAGSGGIHNMRVIGCKTGYGSASAATGTFTFTAATPVYKIGTSIFSPATATLPSTTLLLSTATGGANICLLDTGSSPACNTSGGCSVGTASNQFQHNTTGTKTVKAIACKTDYLGSAVESKTFTLDSPKLRIFLSETTTDGNRSTVSADALCNSDAGRPYTGSAYKALRMGGGRNGTTDWIMLKGWDYYRADGTTLIGSSLPAGPGWTSGTLSNSISSTAGNVFTGIEMDGSGNFIESGTVCSGWATNLGSVYARSGVSSVNSNAAFSAGANPCSTTSKLYCMEQPIGAKRIFLTNATVSGAVGLSGADSACNSDANKPTTGTYKALISTSARTPGSDWPLAANTLYLRPDQITPTGITNGSKQFVFPLINSISTVSGTQNVFTGIDTSTSTWTTGDNCSNFSDITLFSSILKGSSNATSQSALNDGSANCLLASALIYCVEQ, from the coding sequence TTGAAATTAAAACGCTCCCCTTGGGAATTTATCTCCCTCAGCAATTTTTTAAAACAATTCTTAGGATGGGATCGTTATTCCATCGGAGGAACTGCAAAGAACATCCTGGGAAAAAATCTAAAAATTCAAATCGAAACAAGAGCCAACTTCGATACAAGTCCGGTGATAGAATCTCTGGAGATTGTTTCTTCCGGCTCCTTTCATTTTGACAAAAGTTATTCCGATCGCACCACTTATAAAATTTCCCTGATAGCCTCTCCTTCCGATCCGACTCAAGTTTGTGAAGTGACGGGAAGCGAAGGCATGATCAACGGCTCCAATGTTACATCGGTTGGAGTCGAATGCGGGGAAGCGATTTACGTGCAAACCCCGGTTTTTTCTCCACCACCTAGCGAATATTACTTGGCCCAGTCCGTTCAAATCACAAGTGCAACGGACGGAGCAAAAATATATTATTCACTAAACGGAATTTCACCCGATTGTTCGGGAAGCAACGGAACGGTTTATTCGGGCTCCGTTTCTCTCGCGGCGCCTACGGCACCTCCTACAATCGAATCACATGACTTGCGGGCAATTGCCTGTAAGGCGGACAAATCTTCTTTTACACAAAGAGGGGATTATACGATTACAAACGGATTATTAGGAACTCCCAATTTCAATATTCCGCCGGGAACTTACACAACCGCTCAATCATTGACAATGACTCCACCGGGAAGTCCTATCGGGATCGCAATTCATTATACAACGGACAATTCCGCACCGACTTGCACTAGCACTTCAGGAACTTCCGTGGCAATTTCCGCATCAACAACAATAAGAGCTATTTCCTGTTTGGCGGGATATACCAGATCATCGGAAACAAGCGGATATTACGAAATTACAGGTACAGTAGCAGCGCCTAATTTCAGTATGTCGGGAGGAACTTATTACAATGATCAAACGCTTACTCTCTCCTCCCCTACAAGCGGTGCGTCCATTAGATACAACCTAACAATCGGAAGCACTCCCTCCAATCCGGACTGTTCCAGCTCGACGCTTTATACGACACCACTTACAATCAATCAGGATGATACGAGAATCGTCGCAATTGCATGCCGGTCCGGATGGGCGGATTCCACATTTTCTTCCCAAACCTACCGGTTGACTGTGGCCGATCCCATACTAAGCCCTGTTAGTGGAGATTATTCTTCCAACATTTCGGTTTCCGCTTCCACAACCACATCGGGAGCGAACATCCATTACAGAGTCGGGGCGAGTGCCTCTTGTTCCGATTCTACAACCGCACCTTCCCTTAACATCACCGGCTCGGAAACGATAAACAATGTTTATTCGATTGCCTGTAAATCGAATTACACGAGTTCTGCGATCATTTCGGGAATTTATACCATGACAGGTACGTTACCAACCCCTGTTTTTTCCTTAGCTGCAGGTGCCTACGGAGGAAGTCAGTCCGTAACGGTTTCCGCGGGAGCGGGCAGTCCTTCCGGAACCAGTATCCATTACACTACCGATGGCTCGGGACCTACTTGTGCCAGTGCCACATCGCCTAACCCCATTACAGTTGCAGCAAGTTCTACTATCATCGCAATCGCTTGCAAATCCTCACCTGCCTGGATTTCCTCTTCTGTCGTAAGCGCAAGTTATACGATCAACGGACAATTGACCGCGCCGAGTTTTTCCGCAAACCCGGGCCTTGTCTCCGGAATATATGAAAACGAACAAACAATTACTATCAGCTCCGATCCGGGAACAACAATCTACTATACGGTAGGAAACGGATCTCACACTCCTCCTACTTGCGGTACGGGAAGCGTAGGAACCAGCGCAACCATTTCCGCTAACACAAATAACGTGATAAAGGCGATCGCCTGCCGGGCAAGTTACACGGACTCTAATGTTTCCACTTCGGTCTCTTATAATTTAAAGGCAAATATACCTTCCCCTTCCGTATCTTCCGGTGTTTATCAAATCGCGCAAAACATTGGTTTCAGCTCGACCACTTCGGGAGCAACCATCCATGTCACTCATGGCACGAGTCTACCTTCCGATCCTTCTTGCGCATCCCCTACCGGAAATGTTTCCATACCTCTGAACACTCCCTCTTATTATATCAAAGCGATTGCTTGCAAATCGGGTTTTACCGACTCTGATATTTATACGAGCGCAGCTTATACAGTCACCGGGACTGTTCCGGCTCCATCTCTTTCGGGACCAGCCGGTGTCCTAAACACGCTTACTTTAACGGAAAATTCCCCTCCCTCGGGACAAACTTTATGTTATCGAATCGGCGCTGATCCGGAATGTTCGGCAACTAACGGAGGTTCTGCCCTAAATACGGGAGGATTTTGCGCTTCGGGAACAGTAGCCTATACCGCTCCCGTTCCTATCAACGTAAGCAGTGACTTCAGAGCGAGAGCCTGTAGCAATAATTATATCCAATCTTCTGTGATCCAACAAACGGTAACCATCGGCGGAACGGTAGGAACAGTTAGTTTTTCTCCGGATCCGAATACTGTCGCTAACAATGATTATACCACAACTTTAAGCGCTTCAGGATCTTCTGTCATATACTACCGCACGGATGGAATCAATCCTGATTGTACAGGTGTAGGAGCAACAGCGGGAAATTCCATCAGCATCACTCAAAATTCCTTTTCGATCAAAGCCATAGGATGCGCAGCTTTGACAAATCCTTCCGCGGTTGTTACAAAAACATCCAATTTGCAAGTGGCGACGCCGACTCTCACCTCACCGGGAGCCGACGGAACTTTTGACAGCGATATTGTCGCCGTTTGGGGAACTGTGACAACCGGCGCAACGATACTTTACAGAATCGATGCGTCTACTCCGGATTGTGCGGCACCCGCTGCATCAGGAACCTATACTTTTTCCAGTTGGATCAATCTCCCCGTGGCAGGTTCGGGAGGAATCCACAATATGCGTGTTATCGGGTGCAAAACAGGTTACGGGTCAGCTTCCGCAGCCACAGGAACTTTCACCTTCACTGCCGCCACTCCCGTTTATAAAATAGGTACAAGTATTTTTTCGCCTGCTACAGCGACATTACCTTCCACAACCTTACTGCTTTCAACTGCAACCGGAGGAGCTAATATATGTTTGTTGGATACGGGTTCCAGTCCGGCTTGCAATACAAGCGGAGGTTGCTCGGTAGGAACTGCATCCAATCAATTCCAGCATAATACGACAGGAACCAAAACGGTAAAAGCAATCGCTTGTAAAACAGACTACTTAGGTTCCGCAGTCGAATCAAAAACTTTCACATTGGATTCTCCCAAACTTAGAATCTTTCTCTCGGAAACAACCACCGATGGAAATCGTTCTACCGTAAGTGCAGATGCCTTGTGCAATTCGGACGCAGGCCGACCTTATACGGGTTCCGCTTATAAAGCACTTAGAATGGGTGGAGGAAGAAACGGAACCACCGACTGGATCATGTTAAAGGGTTGGGACTATTACCGGGCGGACGGAACTACTCTTATAGGATCAAGTTTGCCAGCGGGACCCGGTTGGACGAGCGGAACTCTTTCCAACTCCATCAGCTCTACGGCCGGGAATGTCTTTACTGGGATTGAGATGGATGGTAGCGGGAATTTTATCGAAAGCGGAACCGTTTGTAGCGGTTGGGCAACAAATCTTGGAAGCGTATATGCACGTTCGGGGGTTTCGAGCGTAAATTCGAATGCCGCTTTTTCCGCAGGAGCTAATCCTTGTTCTACGACCTCCAAACTTTACTGCATGGAACAACCGATTGGTGCAAAAAGGATCTTCCTGACAAATGCCACCGTATCCGGAGCGGTCGGATTGTCCGGAGCGGACAGCGCTTGCAATAGTGACGCAAACAAACCGACAACGGGGACTTACAAAGCCTTGATTTCAACATCCGCACGAACTCCCGGCAGTGATTGGCCGCTTGCCGCCAACACATTGTATTTACGACCGGATCAAATAACCCCGACAGGAATCACGAATGGTTCCAAACAATTCGTTTTCCCTTTGATCAATTCTATTTCTACGGTAAGCGGAACTCAGAACGTATTCACCGGAATCGATACAAGCACGAGCACTTGGACCACCGGCGACAATTGTTCCAATTTTTCCGATATCACCCTATTCAGTTCCATCCTGAAAGGTTCCTCGAATGCGACAAGCCAATCCGCTTTGAATGACGGAAGCGCAAACTGCTTATTAGCATCCGCACTCATTTATTGCGTAGAACAATAA
- a CDS encoding DUF3095 domain-containing protein: protein MDDFYQTLNRSSDFRSVFEGNQFLPVPEDWFLLITDIAGSTKAIDNGRYKDVNTAGGLIAIAVANVYGHMDFPFVFGGDGVTFLLPITYLPSVRSAIADTIGKIRTTFDLEMKAGIVPVQELYKRGATVYLSKFEASIHYNQCLIFGNGLDLAESWVKSQEDESFLVRETERTTDADFTGFTCRWQDIPSEKGEVVSMIVEPTRKDYESTAKIISRVLNFIRMEFGEEEDYHPVPLSQLELDKGPYQEKEALVHSNGKKGIEYYLRLAKIKFEKLAVSMAIKYKIPLKSSHYRLDKLKEYQARSADFRKFDGTLKMVIHGSKKSRIALEQFLENMESDGLILFGHFVSTKSLMTCILKAGASQEVHFVDGAGGGLTLAAKEWKQKRKMATSKQEVV from the coding sequence GTGGATGATTTTTACCAAACCTTAAATAGAAGCAGCGACTTTCGTTCCGTTTTTGAAGGGAATCAATTTTTGCCTGTACCGGAAGATTGGTTTTTACTGATCACGGATATCGCAGGTTCTACAAAAGCAATCGATAATGGGCGCTACAAAGATGTAAACACTGCAGGCGGACTCATTGCAATCGCTGTGGCAAACGTTTACGGGCATATGGATTTTCCATTTGTGTTTGGAGGAGACGGAGTTACTTTTTTACTTCCTATCACTTATTTGCCTTCTGTTCGTTCCGCCATTGCGGATACGATCGGTAAAATCAGAACCACATTCGATCTGGAGATGAAAGCTGGGATCGTTCCGGTACAGGAGTTGTACAAACGAGGCGCGACAGTTTATTTGAGCAAGTTCGAAGCCTCCATTCATTATAACCAGTGTTTGATTTTCGGAAACGGATTGGATCTTGCCGAGTCTTGGGTTAAATCACAGGAAGACGAGTCTTTTCTTGTCCGCGAAACGGAAAGAACAACAGACGCCGACTTTACCGGCTTTACCTGTAGATGGCAGGATATTCCCAGCGAAAAGGGAGAAGTGGTTTCCATGATAGTGGAACCTACCCGCAAAGATTACGAGTCCACTGCAAAGATCATATCACGAGTGTTAAATTTTATTCGGATGGAATTCGGAGAAGAGGAAGATTATCATCCCGTTCCTCTATCTCAACTGGAATTGGACAAAGGGCCTTATCAAGAGAAAGAAGCATTGGTACATAGCAACGGTAAAAAAGGAATCGAGTATTATCTGAGACTTGCAAAAATCAAATTTGAAAAATTGGCGGTGTCCATGGCGATCAAATACAAAATTCCCTTGAAGTCCTCTCATTACCGTTTGGATAAATTAAAAGAATATCAGGCGAGATCCGCCGACTTTCGCAAGTTTGACGGTACGTTGAAGATGGTAATTCACGGTTCTAAAAAAAGCAGGATCGCATTGGAACAGTTTTTGGAAAACATGGAATCGGACGGACTCATTTTATTCGGACATTTCGTATCCACTAAATCCCTTATGACTTGTATTTTAAAGGCAGGCGCTTCTCAAGAAGTACATTTTGTGGATGGGGCGGGGGGAGGACTTACACTTGCCGCCAAAGAATGGAAACAGAAGAGAAAGATGGCCACATCGAAACAGGAAGTAGTATAA